Proteins from one Microbacterium faecale genomic window:
- a CDS encoding LuxR family transcriptional regulator: MDTPSYPGGAGDATAQYDGGMDGRALVGRERELQLASLVLGEAMGGEAQAVVVRGPAGIGKSAYLRVVAASANGFRVVRIAGHPAESEIPYAGVAQVRTALGEPDPLTATADPLATATALLRLIAASAPLLLIVDDAQWLDPASRRALVFATRRLDADAVCVIFGERTDGEETAELAGLGRALDLTPLSDDAATELLRRVAPDAAALVVRRLVAHAAGVPLTLTEIPVDLAPAQLSGAAPLPRELPLGGQLGRLFDRRIGALSDIARLALLALCFDPVPRSEWGRLLARLDVSPSDTDPAERAGLIDLTGETQAFAHPSIPAAVRRAARRTEVATVHAALAAHFAPDPLRHAFHLRRVDDQDPAVVRRALVAAAEHAASRDGLAEAGDLFEQAARLADPPDGELLRRAVDACTRAGAGPAAERLLIELAERTPDATDRARLGAARAYVSMWTRAVPPPDTAELLSLGLGLLPGPAQEEGRRLVTALATTSFGAARYRDAHEMCRQLDAGLTGALSLDESLIADVAAVMVGAASAGQVLRGDWPDRYPWQRMATGMTPVPFAAFVLVWLGELDHAEDVVRRHTAAGSAPTAEGTYLSGTVAALVARARGEWDRADHEFEALERFVIETDSIGPYPFIALHHAHLLASRGQGAASDDLRERARRRTPVWTQMMDHLSHRVAGHARLIERDFAAAATHLAASSAIEQQVGLVPSGYLTAFTDRYEAAWHLGTSSELAEDLNRYERAAEAVDHDEMRALALRCRALEASHRSAPRARADTLFAEAVERLDDVSAFEAARTRLLWGQVLRRAKRKADAVAQLAQAEIAFAQLGCSMLRETTRGELAACGRRQAAVGAAGSLVAQLTPREFEVAREVAAGASNADAARRLFISERTVEFHLSRVFRKLQLAGRGELAGVLGDPT; this comes from the coding sequence TTGGACACCCCATCCTATCCGGGCGGGGCGGGCGACGCGACGGCGCAATATGATGGCGGCATGGACGGCCGCGCGCTCGTCGGGCGTGAACGCGAACTGCAGCTGGCGTCTCTCGTCCTCGGCGAAGCGATGGGCGGCGAGGCGCAGGCTGTCGTTGTCCGCGGTCCGGCGGGCATCGGAAAGAGCGCGTACCTGAGGGTCGTTGCCGCCTCGGCGAATGGTTTCCGCGTCGTCCGCATCGCGGGCCATCCGGCCGAGTCCGAGATCCCGTACGCGGGCGTCGCGCAGGTGCGCACCGCCCTCGGTGAACCGGATCCGCTCACCGCGACCGCGGATCCGCTCGCGACCGCGACGGCGCTGCTGCGGCTGATCGCCGCGAGCGCCCCGCTCCTCCTCATCGTCGACGACGCGCAGTGGCTCGATCCCGCGTCACGACGGGCGCTCGTCTTCGCCACGCGACGCCTGGACGCGGACGCGGTGTGCGTGATCTTCGGCGAACGTACCGACGGCGAGGAGACAGCCGAGCTCGCGGGCCTGGGAAGGGCGCTCGACCTCACGCCCCTCTCCGACGACGCCGCGACAGAGCTGCTGCGCCGCGTCGCGCCCGACGCGGCCGCGCTGGTCGTGCGGCGTCTCGTCGCGCACGCGGCCGGGGTCCCGCTGACGCTGACCGAGATCCCTGTCGACCTCGCCCCCGCGCAGCTCTCCGGCGCCGCGCCGTTGCCCCGAGAGCTGCCGCTCGGCGGACAGCTCGGACGCCTCTTCGATCGCCGCATCGGCGCGCTCTCCGATATCGCGCGGCTCGCGCTGCTCGCGCTGTGCTTTGACCCGGTACCACGGTCCGAATGGGGCCGGCTGCTCGCGCGACTCGACGTGTCGCCGTCGGACACGGATCCGGCCGAGCGCGCCGGCCTCATCGACCTCACCGGCGAGACGCAGGCGTTCGCGCACCCGTCGATTCCCGCAGCCGTGCGACGCGCGGCCCGGAGGACGGAGGTCGCGACGGTCCACGCCGCCCTCGCCGCACACTTCGCCCCGGATCCGTTGCGGCACGCCTTCCACCTGCGTCGCGTCGACGATCAGGATCCCGCAGTCGTCCGGCGCGCACTGGTCGCCGCAGCCGAACACGCCGCGAGCCGCGACGGCCTCGCCGAGGCGGGGGACCTGTTCGAACAGGCGGCGCGGCTGGCGGATCCGCCGGACGGGGAGCTGCTGCGGCGCGCGGTCGACGCCTGCACGCGGGCGGGAGCAGGGCCGGCCGCCGAGCGTCTGCTGATCGAGTTAGCGGAGCGCACGCCGGACGCGACGGACCGCGCACGCCTCGGTGCGGCGCGTGCGTACGTGTCGATGTGGACGCGCGCGGTGCCGCCGCCGGACACGGCAGAGCTGCTGTCGCTCGGGCTCGGCCTGCTGCCCGGGCCGGCACAGGAGGAGGGCCGCCGGCTGGTCACGGCGCTCGCGACGACGTCGTTCGGTGCCGCGCGGTATCGGGACGCGCACGAGATGTGCCGCCAGCTCGACGCTGGCCTGACGGGGGCGCTGTCGCTGGACGAGTCGCTCATCGCCGACGTCGCCGCCGTGATGGTCGGCGCGGCCAGCGCCGGCCAGGTGCTGCGCGGCGACTGGCCGGACCGCTACCCGTGGCAACGGATGGCGACCGGGATGACGCCGGTCCCCTTCGCTGCCTTCGTGCTCGTCTGGCTCGGCGAGCTCGATCACGCGGAGGACGTAGTCCGGCGCCACACGGCAGCCGGGTCTGCGCCGACCGCGGAGGGCACCTATCTCAGCGGCACGGTCGCAGCTCTGGTGGCGCGTGCTCGCGGCGAGTGGGACCGCGCCGACCACGAGTTCGAGGCGCTGGAGAGATTCGTGATCGAGACCGATTCGATCGGTCCGTATCCGTTCATCGCGCTGCATCACGCGCACCTGCTCGCATCGCGCGGCCAGGGCGCCGCATCCGACGACCTGCGCGAGCGGGCACGGCGACGGACTCCGGTCTGGACGCAGATGATGGACCATCTCAGTCACCGCGTCGCCGGCCACGCGCGGCTGATCGAGCGCGACTTCGCCGCGGCCGCCACGCATCTCGCCGCGTCGAGTGCGATCGAGCAACAGGTCGGGCTCGTCCCGTCGGGCTATCTCACGGCGTTCACCGATCGATACGAAGCGGCGTGGCACCTCGGCACGTCGAGCGAGCTCGCCGAGGACCTCAACCGCTATGAGCGCGCGGCCGAGGCCGTGGACCACGACGAGATGCGGGCGCTCGCGCTGCGGTGCCGCGCGCTTGAGGCGTCGCACAGATCCGCGCCGCGGGCACGCGCGGATACGCTGTTCGCCGAGGCCGTTGAACGCCTCGACGACGTCAGCGCCTTCGAAGCCGCGCGCACGCGCCTGCTGTGGGGTCAGGTCCTGCGGCGCGCGAAACGCAAGGCGGACGCGGTCGCGCAGCTGGCACAGGCCGAGATCGCGTTCGCCCAGCTGGGGTGTTCGATGCTGCGCGAGACGACGCGCGGCGAGCTCGCCGCGTGCGGGCGGCGTCAGGCCGCGGTTGGTGCGGCGGGCTCTCTCGTCGCCCAGCTCACCCCACGTGAGTTCGAAGTAGCGCGCGAGGTGGCCGCGGGGGCGAGCAACGCCGACGCCGCACGGCGCCTATTCATCTCCGAGCGCACCGTGGAGTTCCATCTGTCCCGCGTGTTCCGCAAGCTGCAGCTCGCCGGACGCGGCGAGCTCGCGGGTGTCCTGGGTGATCCGACTTGA